In the Mytilus galloprovincialis chromosome 10, xbMytGall1.hap1.1, whole genome shotgun sequence genome, one interval contains:
- the LOC143049850 gene encoding frizzled-4-like: MELTTRVVLASFMCLFLPKGLYMFGTEIVRKCDPIRIEMCKGLGYNVTGMPNLVGHDLQQDAELQLQTFTPLIQYGCSKQLKFFLCSVYVPMCTEKVMDPIGPCRPMCTNVQKRCRPVLNEFGFPWPAALNCSKFPPKNDQNHMCMDGPGEEDDPLPRRPGRPKPGSYPKPGQPGANPMYPTQLPSIPMDWNIISSLKCMHYRHAEMYTYINRTDRCALQCGYHDAFSSEDKYFADIWMAIWAGLCFVSTLFTVLTFIIETHRFRYPERPIIFLSMCFNIFSIAFIVRLIAGRESIACDKDPTVTSPQNGLGILIQEGLENTDCAIVFLLLYFFGTAASLWWVILTLTWFLAAGLKWGHEAIQIHSSYFHLVAWAIPAIKTIVILVMRDVDADELTGVCYVGNQNTRTLLGFVIAPLLVYLFIGITFLVAGFVALFRIRKQVRNDGVKTDKLEVLMIRIGIFSVLYTVPAACVIACLFYEYTSRDSWYSKYSTNLPKIEIFMLKIFMSLVVGITSGMWVWSSKTINSWRNFVGKLCISKKPERKQYEYHVPQHHYQQIPIKQNRAIRVEKSKRYIKADSETIV; encoded by the coding sequence ATGGAATTGACAACACGTGTAGTGTTGGCAAGCTTTATGTGTTTATTTCTGCCGAAAGGATTGTATATGTTCGGTACGGAAATAGTCCGAAAATGTGACCCTATCCGAATAGAAATGTGCAAAGGGTTAGGATATAACGTTACGGGTATGCCAAATCTTGTAGGACACGATTTACAACAAGACGCTGAGTTACAACTGCAGACATTTACCCCTTTGATACAATACGGGTGTTCAAAACAACTGAAGTTTTTCTTGTGTTCTGTTTACGTTCCAATGTGTACAGAGAAAGTCATGGACCCAATTGGACCGTGTAGACCAATGTGTACCAATGTTCAAAAACGTTGTAGGCCTGTTTTAAATGAATTTGGATTTCCGTGGCCAGCGGCATTGAATTGCTCAAAATTTCCACCTAAAAACGATCAAAATCATATGTGTATGGACGGTCCGGGGGAGGAAGATGACCCCTTACCTCGTCGTCCTGGAAGACCGAAGCCTGGGTCGTATCCGAAGCCTGGGCAGCCTGGGGCCAATCCAATGTACCCAACTCAACTACCATCCATTCCTATGGACTGGAATATAATCAGTAGCTTAAAATGTATGCATTATAGACACGCCGAAATGTACACGTACATCAACCGAACGGACAGATGTGCACTGCAATGTGGATACCATGATGCATTCAGCAGCGAGGACAAATATTTCGCAGACATTTGGATGGCTATTTGGGCCGGATTATGTTTCGTATCAACTCTATTCACAGTGCTAACATTCATCATTGAAACACATCGATTTCGTTATCCAGAAAGACCCATCATTTTTCTATCCATGTGCTTTAACATTTTCAGCATTGCATTTATAGTTCGACTTATCGCAGGACGGGAATCTATAGCATGTGACAAAGACCCAACAGTAACAAGTCCACAAAATGGACTAGGAATTTTAATTCAAGAAGGTTTAGAAAATACAGACTGTGCTATAGTATTTTTATTGTTATACTTTTTTGGTACTGCCGCCTCACTCTGGTGGGTGATTTTAACATTGACTTGGTTCCTGGCAGCAGGATTAAAGTGGGGCCACGAGGCCATCCAAATTCACAGTAGTTACTTTCATTTAGTGGCTTGGGCCATTCCGGCCATTAAAACAATTGTTATTTTAGTGATGCGTGATGTAGACGCTGATGAATTGACTGGGGTTTGTTATGTGGGGAATCAGAATACCCGAACTTTATTGGGGTTTGTTATTGCCCCTTTACTAGTCTACCTCTTCATTGGAATAACTTTCCTAGTCGCTGGTTTTGTAGCTTTATTTAGAATCCGAAAACAAGTGCGAAACGATGGAGTTAAAACAGACAAACTAGAAGTGCTAATGATCCGAATTGGAATTTTTTCCGTCTTATATACTGTTCCAGCAGCTTGTGTCATAGCGTGCTTATTTTATGAATACACAAGCAGGGATTCGTGGTATTCGAAATATTCCACAAATTTACCAAAGATTgaaatttttatgttaaaaatatttatgtcgCTTGTTGTGGGAATTACCAGTGGTATGTGGGTATGGTCTTCGAAAACAATCAATTCTTGGAGGAATTTCGTTGGGAAATTATGTATTAGTAAAAAACCTGAACGAAAACAGTACGAATACCATGTTCCTCAACATCATTACCAACAGATTCCAATTAAACAAAACAGGGCAATTCGGGTAGAAAAAAGCAAACGTTATATAAAGGCAGACAGTGAGACAATAGTCTAG